AACGCCACAAGAATAATCATTGTAGCAAGAATAATTATTCGTTGTTTTTTATTGATTTTATTTAAAACTCTACTGATTTGTTCAATAATCAATCTTAAATCCACGATTGCCCCTATTTATTCTTTTGAATATATTGTTTCAAGAGCTCTAAAACTCGCTCATTTTGAGAACTCATACCAATAGTAATACGAAAAGCATTTAACCCATAGGATTTCAAATTGCGCAGAATCACACCTTGCGTAAGCAACCAATCACACAAATGTGTGCTTTCAAATGACAGATTCGTTAATGTGATAAAGTTCGTATAAGAAGGGATAAAACTTAAATGATTGTCCTTTGCAAATTCCTCATAATACCGCATTTGTTCAAAATTCTGTTTGACGCATTGCGCCACAAAATCCTGATCGGAAAGTGCGATAATTGCTGCTTGAAGGCTTAAAGTCGTGATATTAAAAGGTGGTCGGACTTTGTGAAGCATTGCAATCAAATGCTTTGAACCAATCCCATAACCCACACGCATTCCGCCCAAACCATACGCCTTTGAAAATGTCCCAAGATAAATGACATTGCTGTATTTTTTAATCAAATACGCAGGATCAAGCCCTTTATCAGAATCTTTGGCTTTAGCAAACTCTTGATACGCCCCATCAAGGACGACTAAAGTTTGTTTATCCACTTTTTCTATAAATGCCTCGACTTCTTTTGCGGACAAACACTCTCCCATCGGGTTATTAGGCACACACAAAAAGACAATACTCACGCGCTTTTTACTACTCACCTCTTGATAAATGCGCACAAACTCATCAAGACGATGTATATCACTAGGGGTTTTGAGAATCTCTACACCTGCAAGCTTTGCATACACTTCATACATCGCAAAAGTCGTCTTTGCCATTAACACACATGCGTTATGATGATCCACTGCTTGCAGACAAAATTCAATCACTTGATCACTGCCCGCACCGATAATAATCTCATCAGCTTGCACACCATAATGATGGGAAAGAGCCTCTTTTAGCTCATACATAGAATCATCAGGATACAAATGCGCCTTATGGATATTTTCACGGATTGATTCTAAAACTCGCGGCGAAGTCCCATAAGGATTTTCATTACTTGCAAGCTTAATCACAGAATCTGCAGGTATGCCAAATTCTCGTATGACAAGCTCAATAGGCTTTCCAGCCTCATAAGTTGCGATATTTTCCAATGCTACCCTAAACACTTAATCTACCTTCAGTTTATAAAGTCTCTTTAAAATTCATATAATAAGGATAATTTCCGATATTTTACCTTAAAACTTGCAAGATTTCACACGCAATTAAACATTTTATTAATGAAAAGGCAAAATTTTACCGAAAATATGTCAAAATACAAATCTTTAAAGCCAAAATGAAGGATTTATCGTGCCTCATTCTCATACACATATTCCACAAGATTCCCATTCAAACATTGCGACAATCTTTCGCGAATACGATATTCGCGGTATTTTTGACAAAGAGCTTAAAGCCGATGTGGTGTTTAATATCGGTCGTTTGCTTGCTGAAGAGATTCTGCATACAAATCTCCCGCCAATGGTGCATATCGGATACGATGCAAGGGTGCATTCCCCTACGCTTTTTGAATGGCTCAAAGCCGGCTTTGTCTCAAAAAATGTGCAAGTCTATCATTTGGGAATGATTCCCACACCGGTAGCATATTTTGCGACTTTTAATACCATTGATGGTATCACTTGCCCACACTCTGTGATGATTACAGGTTCGCATAATCCACCCCAATACAATGGATTCAAAATCACTATCAACCAAATGCCTTTCTATGGGCAATCCATTCAAAAGCTCGGGCAAAAGCTCCTAAGCACGCTTTCTCAAAACCCCTATCCCAAAGATTTAAACGCACCACACCTTACACTTAATGCCTTAGAATCTTACACACAATATCTTTCAAACGCTTTCCAATCACTCAAAGACTTTCCTTATCCTGTCGCAATTGATTGCGGTAATGGCGTGGGAAGCTTAGGCATAGAATCTGTGCTTAAAAAGCTAAATATCACTTATACGCCGTTATATTTCAAGCCCGATGGCACTTTTCCCAATCATCACCCCGACCCGAGCGAAGAAGAGAATCTTAGAGATTTACAAGACTTAATGAAATCCGATTCTATCCCGATTGGTATTGCATTTGATGGTGATGCAGACCGCTTAGCATTACTCACGAAAGATTATCATTATAAAGGCGATGAGCTTGCAATCCTCTTTGCGCGAGAGATGAAGAAACACTATTTAAACCCTATCGTGATTGGCGAAGTGAAGTGTTCGCAGGTAATGTATGATGAGATTAATAAAATCGGCAAAGCGTTAATGTATAAAACGGGACATAGCAATCTCAAGGTCAAGCTCAAAGAAGAAAATGCCCACCTAGCTGCAGAAATGAGTGGGCATATCTTTTTTAATGATCGTTATTTTGGCTATGATGATGCGATTTACTCTGCTTTAAGAGCTTTAGAGTTATTTTTGTCATTCACGCCAGAAGAGCTTGAAAAAGAGATTCTTGCGCTGCCTCGCTTTTATTCCACATCCGAAGAGAAAATCCCTACCACCGATGAGCAAAAATTTGCCCTTATTGATGCGTTAGCACAAAAACTCGACAATCCACCTAAAGATTTTCCCAAAATCATAGATATTATCAGAATCGATGGTTTGCGTGTCGTATTTGAAAATGGTTGGGGGCTATTAAGAGCGAGCAACACCACGCCTGTGCTTGTCAGTCGATTCGAAGCTAAAACACAAGAAGATTCTGTGCTTTATCAGCAAAAACTGCTTGCTCTCCTTGAAGAATGCCGAACAAATCCCACACCAAAGGCTTAAAATGCAAACACTCACTCTCTTAAACCCTATGGATATGCACTTGCATTTGCGCGAAGGTGCGATGCTTGAAGGTGTCTTGCCTTATACAGCGCAAATCTTTAGCGCAGCGGTTGTGATGCCAAATCTCACGACTCCGATTACAAATACCGCTCTTGCTAAAGATTATCAAAAACAGATTCTCTCTCTTTGCGCTCCTTCGTCTTTTAAACCCCTTATGACACTCTTTATCACAGAATCTCTTAATCTCCAAGAACTCCAAGAAGCCAAAAAAGCGGGGATTAAGATTCTAAAGCTTTATCCCAAAGGAGCGACCACAGGTAGTGAAGGGGGTGTCAAAGAAATTTTGAGTGATAACACACTCCAAGTCTTCCAATATGCACAAGATTTAGGCTTTATTCTCTCTATTCATGGGGAAAGTAATGGCTTTTCTTTAGAGCGAGAATACGAATTTTTACCTATTTTTGAGCACATCGCCCAAAATTTTCCCAAACTCCAAACAATTATCGAACACTTGAGCGATGCGCGTAGTCTTGATATGGTTGAAAAATACCCCAATCTCTATGCCACATTGACACTACATCATATCAGTATGAGCCTTGATGATGTGCTAGGCAAAGGGCTTAATCCGCATCATTTTTGCAAACCTATACTCAAGACCAAAAAAGATCAGCAAGCCTTATTACAAGCTGCACTCAACGCCCACCCTAAAGTGAGCTTTGGTTCAGATTCTGCTCCACATTTAGAATCTGCCAAACTCACCGCAAATGGAGCAGCAGGGATTTTTGCTGCTCCGATTCTACTCCCTGCCCTAGCCACGCTTTTTGAAGAACACAACGCATTAGAGAATCTCCAAACATTTATCAGCCAACGAGCAATAGAAAATTATCACCTCACAGACTTTCCACAAAAATCAATCACCCTTTCGCGAAAGCCCTTTGTCATTCCCGAGCGTATTATGACTCCCTTAGGTGCTGTGATCCCTTTATGGGCAGGAAAAACGCTCAATTGGAGTCTTTAAATCATAAAGCCTTATTTTTCATTTGCAGATTCTAGAATCCACAATCCTAGCAGTGAAAGCTATGCTTTGACTACTCGATTCTACATCTGTCATCTTGAGCCAAACAATAAAACTCTCGTTAAATGGGATTCTGGAAATAAATTTTTAGGGTTTTATGTAGTTTAGTGTAAGCTTGAACCCGGCTTTTAGCTGGGTCCAAGATGAGTTTAACCTGTAGCTTAAAATCCTTTTATTCTTCCTCCTCATCTGTTTCTCTGCATAAAGCCGAATCAACAAAAAAATAATCATTCTTATAGTTTTAAAATTATAATAACTAATCCTTTATTGTATGAATATTTACACATAACTATATTTATATTAAAAATTATTCTTATAATTTAATTTATCTTTAAAGAAACTCTGTTTAAAATCCTTGCGTTTTAAATTTCAAAAGGAGAATCTTAAACAATGAAAAAATATATTTTATTCTTTACTGCATTATCGAGTTTGTCAATATCTGCTTTTGCTGATGAGGCTTTAGACGAAAAAACTCAACAAAGCGTCAAGCTCAACAAATCTGTCGTTACTGCGACTATGAAAGCCACGCTTGATGAGCTTAATCGCAATGTCTATGAAATCGATAAAGAATCCATTCAAGACAAAGGTTATCGCTCCACAGAGGACATTTTCCGCTATATGCCTTTTGTCGGGCTTTCCAATGTTGGTTTAGGTAGCAACCTTGATTTAAGGGGGCAAGGCAATCGCGCCAATACTTCTGTGCAAGTGCTGATTAATGGCGTGTATGCGAATATGCTAGATTCTAGTCATGGCGTTACACCGATGAACACACTCTCTCCTAATACCATAGAATCTGTTGAGATTCTGCCCGGTGGAGGTGCAGTAATGTATGGGAATGGCACACGCGGAGGAGTAGTCAATATCACGACACAAAAACGATACGAGCAGCCATTTTTTAGCGCAGGGCTAAGCTATGCAAATATCATTGCTTCGACCGGACATAATGTCAATGCTGATGCGAAATTTGGCGCGAAAGTCGGCGATAGGACACACCTTTCGCTCGGTGCGGCATATATCTTGCGTGGCGGACCAAGAGAGGGTGATGTAACCAATGGCGGAGAGGCGAATTTTGGGTTGATTTATGATATTGTAGCGGGGGGGGGGCATAGCATAAATTTTGACATTGATTATTTTTATGGCGATATTAAGACTTCTCCTAACAACTCCTTTATGGACATTCCCAACCCCGCCAAAAGCGACAGAAAAACCGCAGGTAATGGCGACTTGCACAACACCCAGCAGCGACTCGATGTCAGTCTCGGATATGAGGGGAGATTAAGCGAAAATGCTAAACTTGACCTCAAAGCCTTCTATCATCTCAATCATATTGATTATGTGGATTCTGTAACGCGACTAAGCAATTATAACTATTCAAATTTAAATTGGAGTGGAACTGCTGCCGATCAAAGCGGCTCACTTTTTGATGACCAAAAAATCGGGCTTTTAGCCAAATACGATTTAAAGCATCACAACGGACGCCTTATCTTGGGATTAGAATCTATCTACAACAGAGGCAAACGCGTGATGAATCAAGATATTAATGGGACAACTAACACTAATAGTATGTTCAGTAGTAGTAGTAGCGGAAATTCTAATAACTATAATGGAACTACCATATATAGTCATTATATTAATATCCCATTTATAGGTGAAAAATGGAGTAATTCACTCTTTGCGATTGAAAAATACGATTTCACACCGAGATTCTCCCTCACGGGTGGAGTGCGCTATGAAGCTGCAACCTATTGGGCAGACGCACTATACAATACAAAAGGTGGATTATATCAACCAAATGGCAATGTGTTGTATAGCTGCTATACAATATCAGGAAGCACAAGATGCGTTAGTATGGAAAATACTATCAGCGCAAGCAATGGCGCAAATGGCACACTTAATCAAACCCAGCACAACATCGCCCTAGAGCTCACGCCTAATTACCGCTATTCTGACTATGGCAATATCTATGCCAAATATGAGCGGGGATATTTCTCCCCCTCTCCGAATAATCTCTTGCAGAGACAAAGTCGGACTTATCTCCCTACAGATTTAAAAAAAGAAACTTACGATACTTTTGAAATCGGGTTAAAAGACTTTTGGGGAGATTCTGTGATGTTTTCTGCCGCACTCTTCTACACACTCACACATAATGAATTTTACACGATTGGGAACGCGCACTCCGTATCAGGCGTAACCTATGGGAACTATGACCAGACGCAACGCACAGGGATTGAACTCTTCTCCGAACAATACCTCTTTGGCGATATGTTGCGCTTGAGTGAGAGCTTTACCTATATCGATGCGCGTGTGCTGAAAAATAATGGCAAAAGCTCAAACGCTAAAATCCCCTATGTGAGCAACTATAAAGCGACTTTGAGTATCCACTATCAGCCTATGAGAAAGTTTGGTATCTGGCTACAAAATAGCTTTATTGGGAAGCAAAAAGACATTGAGACATTTACAACTACTCGTAATGCGCAAGGCACTACTACAACAAGCAATGGGCAAGATACGATTCCGGGATATATTCTCACAGACTTAGGAGTGAATTATCGTGCGGGAGATTGGAACATAAGTGCAGGTGTGCGCAATCTCTTTGATACATTTTATTACAGCTACTATAATGGCGATGTAAGCGACCCTATTGCCGGGTATGGATTCCTTATCGGACAAGGGCGCACTGCCTTTGCTGAAGTGCGATACAGCTTTTAGTGATGTAAAGTATTTCAAGAAAGCACCATAGATTAAACTTATCTTAGCTCCTTTTGGGGTATAGACTTTGCCACAGAGGTAACGAGCCTGTGGCAATTACTCTGCACAACCATACTTTAAAATCCAAAAACGCGTTTCTATTTTTATCCTAGATTCTCTAATTCTTTAAGTAGTTATAAACCAACTTAAAATAATTTTAATTCATATAAAATTATTGAAATATTTACAATTCTAGGTATAATTTCTACAAAATTTAATCATTTGATATTTAAGGAGTCTAAGGTGTCAAAAAATAAAATTGTTTTAACTGCACAAGATCGCAAAGAACTTACTCCTTTGCTTCATCTCACAAAAGCCGAGCGTAAGCTTATGCCACAAGAAGTTCTCCAAAAGCTTGAAGTGCTTGCGCGTGAGCAAGATGGGACAAGTGAGTTTCAACAACTTGAAGAGATTATTGAAGAATCTTTAAATATCGTGCAAACTCTTGAGCTCAATGAAGATCTTGAATATCTCCGACAAACCAATCAACGCGAAAAAATCAAAGATTTTGTATGGTGGAGCATCAATTATAAAATCTTCCTTGCTCATCGCAGAGTGCAAAGAGCAAGACGGCGCGCAAAACAACTCAAACAAAAAAACTAAAATAGTCTCACTCTAAAAAGTCTTGAACTCACTATTCTGGTGAGCATCAAGCAAATCAGTCGTATCAATCTCAAAATCAAAAAATTCAGAGACAAAATGCGTATTTGAGATTCTATCATAATGCTGAATCGCTGCCTTGATATTTTTGCTCTCTTGATAAAGCAATCCCAACACATAACGTGCTTCGAAATTAATCGCGGATTCCATTTTGGCTAATTGCAAAAGAGCCACAGCATTCTCATGACGATTTGCACCCATTGCGGAAATCGCTGCAAAAAATCGTGTCTGTGAATCGTCTTCTTTCAAATCATCAATCAAGGAATTGTAAATTGCGAAAGCCTTTTCAAAATCATTACTATAAATATTTGATAACCCCAAAGCCTGCAAAATACCATTGGGCGAGCGTGTCTCGACAATCAGCTTTGACTCAAGCTCTTCTTGAATCGAGCGCAACGATCCTGTTACAAACCCGACATAAACATACAATTCCCGAGCCAAAGAAGGACCATAATAAATAGGACGCAAGTCAAGATTCTTTTCTTTATAAATCACATTCATTTGTAAAGAAAAATCTTTGAGATTCATTCTGAAACGTTTGCCAAGCTCATACATTGTATTTGCCACGACATCTCTAGGATAAATATTTTTAATCTCATTAAAAGATTCTGTAATGCGTGTCGCATCGGCATTATAAATCCCATACACTGCATTTAAAGCATAATGAATAGGCTTTCGATCCTGAAGCTTATAAGCCTGCGTGTCTTTAAGCCACAAAAGCGGGTCTGCTGGAGATTCTCCAGTGTAACGGAAAAGTGAAAGTAAAAATTCGCGTTCAAGCGGTGAATCAAAGTGAATTTCGGCAAAATCATTAGAAATATTATGATTTAACCGCCTTGTATCACGATAGGTAAGCTCGGCACATATCAAGGCAAAAATACCCGCCATTACATCGTTACCATTTAAGTGATAAGCACGAATAAAATGCGCATACGCACTATCAAAATCATTCATTTGGGCATAAAGCAATCCGAGATTGTAGTGCAAAATCGAATGATTGGGATAATTTTTGATTGATTTTTCCATTGATTTGATAATCTCTCTCAAATCTTGATGAAGTGTAAGCACACGCAAATCTTGTGCAATTGCTTGATTGATATGCGAGACCGTTTGCCCATCTTGTAAAATAGTCTTCGCACTCTCAAGGTTGCTAGAGAGCGCATTGAGATTCCCACTTTGTATAATTTCAAGGGCATCTTTGGCGTTAAAAACCCTAAAAGGCGCATAATAAAACAGAATCTTATAGCCAAGCATTTTATTGTGTTCAAATTGACGATCCCAAAATGCTTCTTGCGCAAGATTAATATCAAACAAATCATCTTTGAGCTTGACTTTAATCGGATACTGCGCAAAAATCTTTGCGTCTTCTTCTTTAGCATTCAGTCTCTCCAAAAGCAAGGCACTTTCTTTAAAATTC
The Helicobacter sp. MIT 05-5293 genome window above contains:
- a CDS encoding phosphomannomutase/phosphoglucomutase; the protein is MATIFREYDIRGIFDKELKADVVFNIGRLLAEEILHTNLPPMVHIGYDARVHSPTLFEWLKAGFVSKNVQVYHLGMIPTPVAYFATFNTIDGITCPHSVMITGSHNPPQYNGFKITINQMPFYGQSIQKLGQKLLSTLSQNPYPKDLNAPHLTLNALESYTQYLSNAFQSLKDFPYPVAIDCGNGVGSLGIESVLKKLNITYTPLYFKPDGTFPNHHPDPSEEENLRDLQDLMKSDSIPIGIAFDGDADRLALLTKDYHYKGDELAILFAREMKKHYLNPIVIGEVKCSQVMYDEINKIGKALMYKTGHSNLKVKLKEENAHLAAEMSGHIFFNDRYFGYDDAIYSALRALELFLSFTPEELEKEILALPRFYSTSEEKIPTTDEQKFALIDALAQKLDNPPKDFPKIIDIIRIDGLRVVFENGWGLLRASNTTPVLVSRFEAKTQEDSVLYQQKLLALLEECRTNPTPKA
- the hisC gene encoding histidinol-phosphate transaminase codes for the protein MFRVALENIATYEAGKPIELVIREFGIPADSVIKLASNENPYGTSPRVLESIRENIHKAHLYPDDSMYELKEALSHHYGVQADEIIIGAGSDQVIEFCLQAVDHHNACVLMAKTTFAMYEVYAKLAGVEILKTPSDIHRLDEFVRIYQEVSSKKRVSIVFLCVPNNPMGECLSAKEVEAFIEKVDKQTLVVLDGAYQEFAKAKDSDKGLDPAYLIKKYSNVIYLGTFSKAYGLGGMRVGYGIGSKHLIAMLHKVRPPFNITTLSLQAAIIALSDQDFVAQCVKQNFEQMRYYEEFAKDNHLSFIPSYTNFITLTNLSFESTHLCDWLLTQGVILRNLKSYGLNAFRITIGMSSQNERVLELLKQYIQKNK
- the pyrC gene encoding dihydroorotase; protein product: MQTLTLLNPMDMHLHLREGAMLEGVLPYTAQIFSAAVVMPNLTTPITNTALAKDYQKQILSLCAPSSFKPLMTLFITESLNLQELQEAKKAGIKILKLYPKGATTGSEGGVKEILSDNTLQVFQYAQDLGFILSIHGESNGFSLEREYEFLPIFEHIAQNFPKLQTIIEHLSDARSLDMVEKYPNLYATLTLHHISMSLDDVLGKGLNPHHFCKPILKTKKDQQALLQAALNAHPKVSFGSDSAPHLESAKLTANGAAGIFAAPILLPALATLFEEHNALENLQTFISQRAIENYHLTDFPQKSITLSRKPFVIPERIMTPLGAVIPLWAGKTLNWSL
- a CDS encoding TonB-dependent receptor gives rise to the protein MKKYILFFTALSSLSISAFADEALDEKTQQSVKLNKSVVTATMKATLDELNRNVYEIDKESIQDKGYRSTEDIFRYMPFVGLSNVGLGSNLDLRGQGNRANTSVQVLINGVYANMLDSSHGVTPMNTLSPNTIESVEILPGGGAVMYGNGTRGGVVNITTQKRYEQPFFSAGLSYANIIASTGHNVNADAKFGAKVGDRTHLSLGAAYILRGGPREGDVTNGGEANFGLIYDIVAGGGHSINFDIDYFYGDIKTSPNNSFMDIPNPAKSDRKTAGNGDLHNTQQRLDVSLGYEGRLSENAKLDLKAFYHLNHIDYVDSVTRLSNYNYSNLNWSGTAADQSGSLFDDQKIGLLAKYDLKHHNGRLILGLESIYNRGKRVMNQDINGTTNTNSMFSSSSSGNSNNYNGTTIYSHYINIPFIGEKWSNSLFAIEKYDFTPRFSLTGGVRYEAATYWADALYNTKGGLYQPNGNVLYSCYTISGSTRCVSMENTISASNGANGTLNQTQHNIALELTPNYRYSDYGNIYAKYERGYFSPSPNNLLQRQSRTYLPTDLKKETYDTFEIGLKDFWGDSVMFSAALFYTLTHNEFYTIGNAHSVSGVTYGNYDQTQRTGIELFSEQYLFGDMLRLSESFTYIDARVLKNNGKSSNAKIPYVSNYKATLSIHYQPMRKFGIWLQNSFIGKQKDIETFTTTRNAQGTTTTSNGQDTIPGYILTDLGVNYRAGDWNISAGVRNLFDTFYYSYYNGDVSDPIAGYGFLIGQGRTAFAEVRYSF